In Chaetodon trifascialis isolate fChaTrf1 chromosome 8, fChaTrf1.hap1, whole genome shotgun sequence, the DNA window GGTTAAGTGTGGATGAGTGCAGCGATACACAGGAACCTTTAGTTGTTTAGCAGGATGAGATCCTACAGAAAGGGAACAAATGTTGGTCAGTGGATGATGAAGGTGTTCCCTCATTACTCTGAGATATTGTTGCCCACTTTGTGTTTCCTTGTTCAGGATGCAATGCAGTACGTCTGAGAAACGGTCTACTCTGACCAATTTAAACTTGGTCCTTCTTAGCACTGTCTCTTGTAGTAACCACTTTAATTTCAGCTGTCTCACcaacattaaaaatgtcttcCAAGAAAACCCAACAAACAGTCGCATTAGTTATaacaatatttctttatttcttatGATATAAAACTCTGATAGCTCTTTCACTGAgtgcttttctccctcttttattttcagcaaCAGTGAATCTGAAACAACTTGCCAACACCACAACGGCTGACAGAATCACTGATGTTTGTCCTTGTCTTGAAGGCTTTTTTGAAATTCAAGGTGGTGCTTTTGACTAAATAAGCTGTTTACAGTACAAAGGATACCTCCTAGCTATTTTGTTGATATTATCAACTCAcaatttattaaaatgtcattaacgTCAGCCGACTTGCTGGCTGATAGTgctttaaacacattttccttaTTGCAGACATTCTGAACACTTTGTTGCTTCTTTCACACTTGAGGTGGTCACTTGTATTTTAACTCTCTGCAAACATCCTACTAGCACAACATTATctcacatcacacaaacacacactttgagtTCCAAGTCAAAAATTGTGTGCAATACAAAAATCTGAACAAACTGCATCTGGAAAGgtctcattttaaaacaaatacaacagaagCAATATTTCAGAGCAGTTCCATTGTCAGATTGGTCTAAAACAACTTGAGTGTTGAGGAGACGCCATTTCCATGAGATAGTCTTCGATGCGTGTCTCTATGTCTGAGTACAGGTCTTCTACTTGCTCCCTGAAAGGAGGAtaccacagccacagcatggCAACCTCTGCcacaaagaggagaagaaggaagaacATCCACACTTTCCACCAGGAGCCACACGGTGTCTAAACAAAGAGGGAACAAATGTTCTTCTTTATACATCTGCTGCAGTAATGTACATATGAGCAGGGAATCAAAGTCCTTACTGCTGATGCTGTGTCCGAGCTGGTTTGACAGTCACTGCAGCAAAAGCGTAAAAGAGAGTgctacagaaacacactgtaaaactaTTCACAATGTAATGCTGCCAATGTAAGGACAAATGAGAGCTGGTCTGAGTAGAGCAAGGACATTTAGTTTCGAAttccccatacacacacacacacacacacacacacacacacacacacacagctcaccgGTCTCCTGTGGCGGTGGCCGAGTTGCCGGAGCTCGTCCCTGCACTGCGACAGCCGGGCCTGGCTGGACTGACACTCCTGCCCCATGACACACAGCTCAGTCTGCAGCTCCtcgcactgcacacacacacacacacacacacacacacacacacacacacacacacacacacacacacacacacacacacacacacacacacacacacacacacaaatgcacacatatgGAAaggacacatactgtatgttgatCATATTCAGCCCattcaaaatacatttataaTGTAGGTGATCTTTCAACATGTGTTTTTCAAGATATGTAAATGTTCTCCAGAAACAAGGGCAGTTAATATTAAAAACATCTTGatgaatatattttaaaaagatttgTTAATCATTTGAAATACATTAGCAAAGCCAGTAGTGGAAGTTCAGTTAATTTTAGGTTTTTCTGGCCAAAAAATAGGGaagtagatttttttaaaacacgCCTGCAGGAGAGAACTATGTCTGTAAATATAAGCTCTTCCGATGCATCAATCTCTTCACAACCTGTAAAGGAGGTGGGTGCCATGTTTGTCTGCTGCATTGTGGAATCATGAATGCATTATTTAGTGAAACACGTAACTGTTATTATTAAACATTAATTTTGTGAATATGCTTCATTAGGCCCActttacctctctctctttgagtCGGAGTTTCTCCTGCGTGTGACggagctgctcctccacctgagAGTCTCTCTTCACCGTCACTTGTGGCTCTGCTTCCTGTGACGCCAGACGCCCCTGCAGCATGAAGTCCTGGCTCTCATCGCCGCCATCTAGGAAACATGAAGCAGTTTAAATAAATGATCCACGTCGCCTCCAACATTAAAGCCAACAGTGGCTTCACATTGAAAACACGACTCAGCGGTCAAACTGTCTTGCCTCTAAGGTGCTGGATTTCCTCTCTCAGCATCTGGTTGTCCTCTTCCAGCAGTCCAATGTTGTACTGTAGCTCATTCTTCTCTTGTCTTAATGATAGCACCTCATCCCTCAGCTCAGCCTCTCTCACTCTGGACAGCTGCACAGGACACTTATGTTACAACCATTTGCAAATGAGATGCCTCTGACCATCTAACATGCTCTCAGACTGTACCTCACCTCCACTTGACTGTGCAGCTGTTGCAGCTGTTCATTACTGAGGAGCTGGTTCTCCCTGAGTTGTCCAGAGTTCAGCTTCAGCTCCTCAAAAAGGCTCTGCCATCTCAAGGCTTCTGCCTTCGCTGTAATTAGCGCTTCCTGGTGGCAAAACATACAAAGTAATATTGACACCCGGCCTTTTGATCGTCAGTTGTAGTCACCACCAAACCCGAATAATTCTGGGACATTGATGTGTCTGTCTCAGTAGTCAATTAAAAGGGCTGTGGTTAGATATTTTACCTGCATTGCCTCAGCCTTGCTGAGggcctctgttttgtcctgtgtGGCCTTCTGCAGGGCAACCAGGGCCCTCTCCTCATACACCAGCTTCTGCTTCTCCATCTGCAGCACCAGTTTCTTCACGCCATCCTTGGGAAACTTCTACGAAGGATAAAACACTGCTGAGTTAACCCTGCAAATACAGGTTGAGATACAAATCAAAACCACAGAGGAGCGCGCTCAGCAGACTCTGCACTATCACGGCATGACAGAGTGAATGAACAGCAGGTCGGCTGT includes these proteins:
- the traf3ip3 gene encoding TRAF3-interacting JNK-activating modulator: MDALAVSGIQLTPMKDFDRIVEIRAEKHEYLRGRNNMTSCRSPTREFNSKLIKNDLKKKRHLEFLRRRSVSPEPCCPKFEKRPLKTKPSRQTFSVQCHSSISKSGTIHTNIQNTPTANGHPVMILTPNSSITAGQSTSKSVSLCSEQVTLMRQKKVHARTQASTSTAVIKESQQHRTKSTEKRENNVNAEKTNIKTFIQSDNTRQKKILRETSAQTESGLVTVKESDVQRLADYLQEALWREEAVRKKLAALQESTSNLTNSSSKIWTARCSEDLLRNKIKALEAQLQVCLQKFPKDGVKKLVLQMEKQKLVYEERALVALQKATQDKTEALSKAEAMQEALITAKAEALRWQSLFEELKLNSGQLRENQLLSNEQLQQLHSQVELSRVREAELRDEVLSLRQEKNELQYNIGLLEEDNQMLREEIQHLRDGGDESQDFMLQGRLASQEAEPQVTVKRDSQVEEQLRHTQEKLRLKERECEELQTELCVMGQECQSSQARLSQCRDELRQLGHRHRRPTPCGSWWKVWMFFLLLLFVAEVAMLWLWYPPFREQVEDLYSDIETRIEDYLMEMASPQHSSCFRPI